The Acidaminococcus fermentans DSM 20731 sequence CCACGGGAATGCAGGAGCGGATCCCGGCCAGGGCCATATCCGCTGCGGAGAAGGCGATGACCACCCCGCTGGCATTCCGTTTGATGCAGGGGATTTCCACCAGTCCGGCCACCGGGTCGCAGACCAGGCCTAGCTGGTTGGCGATGGCCATGGCACAGGCATCGGCAGCCTGCTGGGGCGTCCCCCCGGCCAGTTCCACCAGGGCTGCTGCTGCCATGCCGGAAGCGCTGCCGCATTCTGCCTGGCAGCCGCCCTGGGCACCGGCGATGCAGGCGTTCTGGGCGATGACCATGCCGAAAGCACCGGCGGTGAAGATGGACATGATCACATCTTTCCGGTCCATGCCCTTTTCTTCCATCATGGTCAGGAGACAGCCGGGGAGGATGCCGCAGCTGCCGGCGGTGGGGGTGGCCACGATCCGGCCCATGGAGGCATTGCAGCCGGCCACGGACAGGGCCCGGGCAATGGCGTGGTCAATGATGGTGCCGGACAGGCCTCCCTGGGTCCGTGCCGCATAGTCGTTCATTTTCCAGCCTTCTCCGCCGGTGAGTCCGGAAGTGGAGCGCTGGTCTTTCTTTTCTCCGAATTTTACTGCATCGGCCATTACGTCCAGATCAGTGGACATTTTGTCGAACAGTTCTTCCGGACGTTGTTCCATGGATTCTGCCTGGTCCGCCAGGACCAGTTCACTGATTTTTTTTCCGCTTTTTTCTGCGGCTTCCACCAGTTCAGCAATGGATGTATAGGTAAACATAAGATTCCTCCTCAAATAGCCCGGATCAGGACCACGTTGGTCACGTACTGGACGGAACGGATGGTTTCGATCACGTCCGCCGGGGGCATCCCGTCGATTTCAATGGTCATCATGGCAATGCCGCCTTTCACCGGACGGGACAGCTTGAAGTTGGCGATGTTCACGTCCTTGTGTTTCTGCCACATGATGTTGGTCACCGCGGCAATGACCCCCGGACGGTCGTAGTGGGGCACCAGGATGGTATTCCGTTCTCCGGTGAAGTCCACTTTCATGCCGTCCACATAGTCCACCCGGATGTTGCCGCCGCCGATGCTGGCCCCCTGGACCGTATGCTGGCTGCCGTCTTCACAGGTTACCTGGATCCGGGCGGTGTTGGGATGGGTATTGGGGATGTCCGTGGGGATGTATGTATAATGGATGCCTTTTTTGTCGGCAATGGAGAAGATGCTGCGGATTTCTTCCGAATAGCTGTGGTAGCCCAGGATCCCGGCCAGCAGGGCCTTGTCGGTGCCATGACCCTTGTAGGTCTTGGCAAAGGAACCGGACAGTTCGATCCGGATGTCCCTGGGCTCGCTCTGGAGCAGTTTGTTGGCCACCCGTCCCAGACGGACGGCACCGGCTGTATGGGAACTGGAGGGACCGATCATCACCGGCCCGATGATATCAAATATATTCATGGGAAACCTCCTGAAAAATAGATAGAAAAAACGTCCCAGTCTCCTTTTCCGACCAAAACCGGAGCAGGGGGAAGAAGTCAGGGAAAAGGGGATTGCAATAGGAAGGATTGACTTGTTTTTCCCTGACAACTATACCCATGGTGCCTGAAACTTGTCAAGCAGACAGCTGCAGATGGGGATCAGATGGAGATGGAACGCTTTTGGCAGAAATTATTTTTTGATCCAGGTTTTGTAGATCTTGTCCACAATCACCGCAATGGCGTTGTCCCCGGATACGTTGCAGGCAGTCCCGAAGGAATCCTGGGTAATGTACAGGGC is a genomic window containing:
- the sdaAA gene encoding L-serine ammonia-lyase, iron-sulfur-dependent, subunit alpha; its protein translation is MFTYTSIAELVEAAEKSGKKISELVLADQAESMEQRPEELFDKMSTDLDVMADAVKFGEKKDQRSTSGLTGGEGWKMNDYAARTQGGLSGTIIDHAIARALSVAGCNASMGRIVATPTAGSCGILPGCLLTMMEEKGMDRKDVIMSIFTAGAFGMVIAQNACIAGAQGGCQAECGSASGMAAAALVELAGGTPQQAADACAMAIANQLGLVCDPVAGLVEIPCIKRNASGVVIAFSAADMALAGIRSCIPVDECVEAMRAVGNALPASLRETAGGGLAVTKTGIKLKEKVFGKE
- the sdaAB gene encoding L-serine ammonia-lyase, iron-sulfur-dependent subunit beta, with translation MNIFDIIGPVMIGPSSSHTAGAVRLGRVANKLLQSEPRDIRIELSGSFAKTYKGHGTDKALLAGILGYHSYSEEIRSIFSIADKKGIHYTYIPTDIPNTHPNTARIQVTCEDGSQHTVQGASIGGGNIRVDYVDGMKVDFTGERNTILVPHYDRPGVIAAVTNIMWQKHKDVNIANFKLSRPVKGGIAMMTIEIDGMPPADVIETIRSVQYVTNVVLIRAI